In Anoplopoma fimbria isolate UVic2021 breed Golden Eagle Sablefish chromosome 12, Afim_UVic_2022, whole genome shotgun sequence, one DNA window encodes the following:
- the npbwr2b gene encoding neuropeptides B/W receptor type 2b, translating into MENVSFPGGAPPVCNDSVDFYSLRSENGSDLNCTPPYFYADLYVILPVIYSVICAVGLTGNTAVIYVILKAPKMKTVTNMFILNLAIADDLFTLVLPINIAEHLLHYWPFGEVLCKVILSIDHYNIFSSIYFLTVMSIDRYLVVLATVRSKRMPYRTYRAAKIISLCVWILVILIVMPFTVFAGVFMNPNDERKSCVLSFPSPESLWFKASRIYTLILGFAIPVSTICILYTMMLYKLRNMRLNSNAKALDKAKKKVTIMVFIVLAVCLFCWTPFHLSTIVALTTDLRTTPLLIGISYFITSLSYANSCLNPFLYAFLDDSFRKAFKKMLECRPA; encoded by the coding sequence ATGGAGAATGTGTCCTTCCCCGGCGGCGCACCGCCGGTCTGCAACGATTCTGTGGACTTCTACTCCCTCCGGTCAGAGAACGGCTCTGACCTAAACTGCACTCCTCCTTACTTCTACGCTGACCTTTACGTCATTTTGCCGGTCATCTATTCTGTAATCTGTGCAGTTGGACTGACAGGCAACACGGCTGTCATCTATGTGATCCTGAAAGCCCCCAAGATGAAAACAGTAACCAATATGTTCATCCTGAACTTGGCTATCGCCGATGATTTGTTCACTTTGGTGCTGCCAATCAACATAGCCGAACACTTGCTGCACTACTGGCCTTTTGGTGAGGTTTTGTGCAAAGTCATCCTTAGCATAGACCACTACAACATCTTCTCAAGTATCTATTTCCTGACAGTTATGAGCATTGACCGCTACCTGGTTGTTTTGGCCACAGTGAGGTCCAAGCGCATGCCTTACCGCACCTACCGAGCAGCCAAAATCATCTCATTATGTGTCTGGATACTTGTTATCCTCATCGTCATGCCTTTCACAGTTTTTGCTGGCGTCTTCATGAACCCAAATGATGAGAGGAAGAGCTGTGTGCTTAGCTTCCCGAGTCCAGAGAGTTTGTGGTTCAAAGCGAGCCGGATCTACACGCTCATCCTGGGCTTTGCCATTCCTGTCTCAACCATCTGTATCTTATACACCATGATGCTCTACAAGCTCAGGAACATGCGGCTCAACAGCAATGCCAAGGCCCTGGACAAGGCCAAGAAGAAAGTCACCATCATGGTGTTTATCGTCTTGGCCGTCTGCTTGTTCTGCTGGACGCCGTTCCACCTCAGCACCATTGTGGCTCTGACGACGGACCTGAGGACCACACCGCTCCTGATCGGGATCTCCTATTTCATAACCAGCCTGAGCTACGCCAACTCCTGCCTCAACCCCTTCCTCTACGCCTTCCTCGACGACAGCTTCAGGAAAGCCTTCAAGAAAATGTTGGAATGTAGACCGGCCTGA